The Synergistes jonesii sequence CGAATTCGCGCGCGCGCTGATTTCGCTCGGCGTCAAGGCCGGCAGCCACATCGCGATATGGGCGACGAATCTGCCGCAGTGGTACATAACCTTCTGGGCGGCTGCGAAGATCGGCGCCGTGCTCGTCACGGTGAACACCGCCTATAAGATTCACGAGGCGGAATATCTGCTGCGCCAGTCCGACGCTCATACGCTCGTAACGATCGAGGGCTACCGAGATTCAAAGTACGACGAAATAATAAAGGAGCTCTGCCCCGAACTCGGATACACCGAGCCTGGCAGGCCGCTCGCCTGCCGCCGCCTGCCTTTCCTGCGCAACGTGATAACCGTCGGCTTCAGTATGAAGGGCTGCCTGACGTGGGAGGAGGCCGTGGCACGCGCGCATCTGACGCCGGCGGAGGAGGTCGCCCGCCTGGCTGCCGCCGTCGATGTCCACGACGTCTGCAACATGCAGTACACCAGCGGCACCACGGGCTTCCCGAAGGGCGTCATGCTGACACACTACAACGTCGTCAACAATGGCAAATGCATCGGCGACAGGATGGACCTTTCGACGGCCGACAGAATGATGATACAGGTCCCTATGTTCCACTGCTTCGGCATGGTGCTGGCGATGACCGCCGCGATGACTCACGCAGCGACTCTCTCGCCGCTGCCCTACTTCTCGACGAAGGCCTCGCTCGCCTGCATAAACCAGGAGAGGATAACCTGCTTCCACGGCGTGCCGACGATGTTCATAGCGATGATGGAGCACGAAGACTTCCAGAAGACGGACTTCTCGTACATGCGCACCGGCATCATGGCGGGAAGCCCCTGCCCGATATCGAAGATGCGCGACGTCGTCGAAAAAATGAATATGAAGGAAATAGTCATAGTCTACGGGCAGACGGAGGCTTCGCCGGGCTGCACGATGAGCGACACCGGAGACTCGCTCGAAGTGCGCGTCGAAACGGTCGGACACGCGCTGCCGGAGGTCGAGTGCCGCATAATCCACCCGGAAAGCGGCGAAGAGCTGCCGGACGAGACGCCCGGGGAATTCGTCGCACGCGGCTACAACATAATGAAAGGCTACTACAAAATGCCCGAGGCTACCGCCGCCGCAATAGACGCCGACGGCTGGCTGCACACCGGCGACATAGCCTGCCGCACCGCGGAAGGAAACTACAAAATCACCGGGCGCCTTAAGGATATGATAATACGCGGCGGAGAAAACATTTATCCGAAGGAGCTCGAAGAATTCCTCTACACCCATCCCAAGGTGAAGGACGTGCAGGTGATAGGCGTCCCCGACGAGGGGTTGGGCGAGGAGATAATGGCCTGCGTAGTTCTGAAGGAGGGCGAAAGCGCGACGGAGGATGAGTTGAAAAAATACTGCCTCTCGAATATGGCGCGCCACAAATGCCCTCGTTACTTCGACTTCGTCGAAGAATTTCCGATGAACGCGGCGGGAAAGATCCTGAAATACAAGATGCGCGAAGAGGCGGTAAAGAAGCTCGGCCTGCAGGAGGCGGCTTCGATAAAGACCGCTTAGCCGGCGAAGGCGAAAATCCCGCCGCGCTGCGCGTGTGATTCGACAAAGACAGATAAAAAAACGGAATATTCTTTGAAATATCCGAAAAGGAGAAGCTTTCAATGAAAGATAAAAAACTCGTGATAATGGACGGCAACGAAGCCGCGGCCTACATCGCCTACGCGCTCACCGAAGTGGCGGCGATCTATCCGATAACCCCGTCGTCGCCGATGGCGGAAAAAACGGACGCCTGGGCGGCCGAGGGCAAAAAGAATATTTTCGGGCAGAGCGTATCGCTCATCGAGATGCAGTCGGAGGCCGGCGCCGCGGCGGCGGTCCACGGCGCGCTCGAAACGGGCGCTTTAGCCGCTTCCTTCACGTCGTCGCAGGGGCTCATGCTGATGATTCCGGTGTTCCACAGGCTCTCGGGGCAGCGCCAGCCGGCGGTGCTGCACGTCGCGGCGCGCACTGTCGGCACGCACGCTTTCTCGATCTTCGGCGACCATTCGGACGTGATGAACTGCCGTCAGTGCGGCCTCGCGATGCTCTCGACGGGGAGCGTGCAGGAGGTGATGGACCTGGCGGGAGTAGCGCATCTTGCGGCGATAAAGGCGCGCATCCCCTTCATGCATTTCTTCGACGGCTTCCGCACGTCGCACGAGATAGACAAAATAGAAGAGCTTCCCTACGAACTTCTCGACAAGCTGCTCGACAGAAAGGCGCTCGCGGACTTCCGCGCCGCGTCGCTGAACCCCGAGCATCCGACGATGCGCAGCACGGTGCAGAACCCCGACATCTACTTCCAGGTGCGCGAGGCTAACAACGGCTTCTACGACGCGCTGCCGGAGATAGTGGAAGACTATATGGACAGGATAAGCGAAGCTACAGGGCGCGAATATCATCTCTTCAACTACTACGGCGCGCCGGACGCCGAAGAGGTCGTCGTCGCGATGGGCTCCGTCAGCGGCGCGGCGATGGAGGCCGTAGACTGGCTCAACGCCCGCGGCAGAAAGACCGGCTACATACAGGTACACCTCTTCCGCCCATTCTCGCTGAAGCATCTGGCCGCCGCGCTGCCGGCGAACGTGAAAAGAATCGCCGTGCTCGACCGCACGAAGGAAATGGGCTCGAACGGCGGGCCGCTCTATCAGGACGTGTGCACCGCGGCTGTCGAGCTCGGCCTGCGTGACAAAACGATCGTCGGCGGGCGCTACGGCCTTTCGTCGAAGGACACCGACACGACCCAGCTCATCGCCGTATTCGACAACCTCGCGCTCAGCGAACCGAAAAACAACTTCACGATAGGCATCAACGACGACGTCACTCACCTTTCGCTGCCGCTCGGCGAAGCCGTCTATCCCGACGGCGAAAGGCAGATGTGCTTCAAATTCTGGGGGCTCGGCGGAGACGGCACCGTCGGCGCGAACAAAAACACCGTAGACATAATCGCGGGACACACGGACAAATACGGGCAGGCATACTTCGAATACGACGCGAAAAAATCCTTCGGCGTCACCATCTCGCATCTGCGCTTCTCCGACGAGCCCATCCGCTCCTCCTACCTCGTGAAGCGCGCCGATTTCATCGCGGCGCACAACCACACCTACGTCGAAAACTACGACATAGTCGGCGAGCTTAAGGAGGGGGGCACCATCCTCCTCAACTGCCCGTGGGAGGCCGGCGAGCTCGAGGAAAAGATTCCCGCCGACATCCGCCGCAAGCTGGCGCGGAAGAAAGCCAACCTCTACGTGATAAACGCGACGAAGATAGCCGAAAAGCACAAGCTGGGAAGCCACGTCAACATCCCGCTGCAGTCGGCCTTCTTCCACCTAACAAAGATAATCCCGCTCGAAGATGCGAAAAAATATATGGCCGACGCGGTGCGCAAGACATTTTTCGCGAAGGGTGACGAGGTCGTGGACAACAACATCGCGGCGATCGAGGACGGCGGCGCGATGCTCGTAAAGGTCGAGATACCGCAGAGCTGGCTCGACGCGAAGGACGAGCCGAAGAAAAAAATCCGCGGCGGCGCGCCGGCGATCGTCGAAAAGCTGCTCGCCCCGATCAACAGGCAGCAGGGAGATTCCCTTCCGGTCAGCGCCTTCAAGGGCTACGAGGACGGCACGGTCGAGCTCGGGCTGACGGCGTTCGAAAAGCGCGCGATAGCGGTAAACGTGCCGCAGTGGGACCCTTCGCGCTGCATACAGTGCAACCGCTGCTCCTACGTCTGCCCGCACGCGGTTATACGCCCCTTCCTGCTGACCGGAGAGGAAAAGAAAAACGCGCCGGAGGGCTTTCTGACGATGTCGGCGATCGGTATGAAGGGCCTTTACTTCTCAATGCAGATAAGCCGCGACGACTGCACCGGCTGCGGGAGCTGCGTCGCCGTCTGCCCGGCGAAGGAAAAGGCCATAACGATGATCCCCATAGAAGAATCAAAATCTCTGCCGGAGCAGTGGGAGTACGCGCTCGCGCTGCGCGACAAGGAGGGCGTAGATCAGTGGAGCGTCAAGGGGAGCCAGTTCAAAACGCCGCTGCTCGAATTCTCCGCGGCCTGCGCCGGCTGCGGCGAAACGCCCTACGCCAAGCTGATGACGCAGCTCTTCGGCGACCGCGTCTACTGGGCCAACGCGACGGGCTGCTCGCAGGCATGGGGGGGCGCGATGCCCGGCATCCCCTACGCCAAAAACAAAGAGGGCAGGGGGCCGGCCTGGTCCAATTCGCTCTTTGAAAACAACGCCGAGTTCAGCCTCGGGATGTTCCTTTCGGTTAAACAACAGCGCGAAGCGCAGAAGCTGCGCGCGCTGGAACTTCTAAAATCAGAAATCCCAGC is a genomic window containing:
- a CDS encoding AMP-binding protein, whose amino-acid sequence is MKLSFSTFGWHDRSWEDFRTVAEDCGFAGIEVHNIRAPKFLEKNSVFDAARANAVHRELAEAGLSIPCIDAWHNIADAAAFEENCAEISDYIKTAKSLRIPYVRVGAKKTDGSDEEERAAVFAVIERMLPEAREAGVTLLIETIGIYSDTDKLCGVLNSFACDNLSALWDVQHTFRDAGEAPEKTVRNLGAHIKHVHLKDSAVNEDGKMEYRLVCEGTLPIGDMMRALYSLNYDGFISMEWNPEWMPEIEELELISLHFVNTMNRFDNPARMVKKHRLYENRRGTGLFPWQKDRLIEKTFGQLLDRIVEEFPDQYAFKYTTLNYTRTYSEFRDDVDEFARALISLGVKAGSHIAIWATNLPQWYITFWAAAKIGAVLVTVNTAYKIHEAEYLLRQSDAHTLVTIEGYRDSKYDEIIKELCPELGYTEPGRPLACRRLPFLRNVITVGFSMKGCLTWEEAVARAHLTPAEEVARLAAAVDVHDVCNMQYTSGTTGFPKGVMLTHYNVVNNGKCIGDRMDLSTADRMMIQVPMFHCFGMVLAMTAAMTHAATLSPLPYFSTKASLACINQERITCFHGVPTMFIAMMEHEDFQKTDFSYMRTGIMAGSPCPISKMRDVVEKMNMKEIVIVYGQTEASPGCTMSDTGDSLEVRVETVGHALPEVECRIIHPESGEELPDETPGEFVARGYNIMKGYYKMPEATAAAIDADGWLHTGDIACRTAEGNYKITGRLKDMIIRGGENIYPKELEEFLYTHPKVKDVQVIGVPDEGLGEEIMACVVLKEGESATEDELKKYCLSNMARHKCPRYFDFVEEFPMNAAGKILKYKMREEAVKKLGLQEAASIKTA
- the nifJ gene encoding pyruvate:ferredoxin (flavodoxin) oxidoreductase — protein: MKDKKLVIMDGNEAAAYIAYALTEVAAIYPITPSSPMAEKTDAWAAEGKKNIFGQSVSLIEMQSEAGAAAAVHGALETGALAASFTSSQGLMLMIPVFHRLSGQRQPAVLHVAARTVGTHAFSIFGDHSDVMNCRQCGLAMLSTGSVQEVMDLAGVAHLAAIKARIPFMHFFDGFRTSHEIDKIEELPYELLDKLLDRKALADFRAASLNPEHPTMRSTVQNPDIYFQVREANNGFYDALPEIVEDYMDRISEATGREYHLFNYYGAPDAEEVVVAMGSVSGAAMEAVDWLNARGRKTGYIQVHLFRPFSLKHLAAALPANVKRIAVLDRTKEMGSNGGPLYQDVCTAAVELGLRDKTIVGGRYGLSSKDTDTTQLIAVFDNLALSEPKNNFTIGINDDVTHLSLPLGEAVYPDGERQMCFKFWGLGGDGTVGANKNTVDIIAGHTDKYGQAYFEYDAKKSFGVTISHLRFSDEPIRSSYLVKRADFIAAHNHTYVENYDIVGELKEGGTILLNCPWEAGELEEKIPADIRRKLARKKANLYVINATKIAEKHKLGSHVNIPLQSAFFHLTKIIPLEDAKKYMADAVRKTFFAKGDEVVDNNIAAIEDGGAMLVKVEIPQSWLDAKDEPKKKIRGGAPAIVEKLLAPINRQQGDSLPVSAFKGYEDGTVELGLTAFEKRAIAVNVPQWDPSRCIQCNRCSYVCPHAVIRPFLLTGEEKKNAPEGFLTMSAIGMKGLYFSMQISRDDCTGCGSCVAVCPAKEKAITMIPIEESKSLPEQWEYALALRDKEGVDQWSVKGSQFKTPLLEFSAACAGCGETPYAKLMTQLFGDRVYWANATGCSQAWGGAMPGIPYAKNKEGRGPAWSNSLFENNAEFSLGMFLSVKQQREAQKLRALELLKSEIPARLKGALEEWLAAFDDFSASAAAAKELTAALAAAPQDEKVREMLANRDQLSKKTFWMYGGDGWAYDIGFGGLDHVLAMGENVNALIVDTEVYSNTGGQSSKSTPIGAVAQFCISGKKVGKKDLGAMLMTYGNIYVAQVAMGADMNQLVTALREAEEYDGPSVVIAYAPCLSHGIKRGMGCAQEEMKRAVAAGYWLLYRYDPRKEKPLTVDSKAPTMDYEEFLEGEVRYSALKRTFPENARKYFKRGSEEAKAKYAKYKRMEENQ